In Felis catus isolate Fca126 chromosome A3, F.catus_Fca126_mat1.0, whole genome shotgun sequence, a single genomic region encodes these proteins:
- the PCGF1 gene encoding polycomb group RING finger protein 1: protein MASPQGGQIAIAMRLRNQLQSVYKMDPLRNEEEVRVKIKDLNEHIVCCLCAGYFVDATTITECLHTFCKSCIVKYLQTSKYCPMCNIKIHETQPLLNLKLDRVMQDIVYKLVPGLQDSEEKRIREFYQSRGLDRVTQPSGEEPALSNLGLPFSSFDHSKAHYYRYDEQLSLCLERLSSGKDKNKSILQNKYVRCSVRAEVRHLRRVLCHRLMLNPQHVQLLFDNEVLPDHMTMKQIWLSRWFGKPSPLLLQYSVKEKRR from the exons ATGGCGTCTCCTCAGGGGGGCCAGATTGCGATCGCGATGAGGCTTCGGAACCAGCTCCAGTCAGTGTACAAGATGGACCCGCTACGGAACGAG GAGGAGGTCCGAGTAAAGATCAAAGACCTGAATGAACACATCGTCTGCTGTCTGTGCGCCGGCTACTTCGTGGATGCCACCACCATCACAGAGTGTCTTCATACTT TCTGCAAGAGTTGTATTGTGAAGTATCTCCAAACCAGTAAGTACTGCCCCATGTGCAACATCAAGATCCACGAGACACAGCCACTGCTCAACCTCAAACTGGACCGGGTCATGCAGGACATCGTGTACAAGCTAGTGCCTGGCTTACAAGACA GTGAAGAGAAACGGATTCGAGAATTCTACCAGTCCCGAGGCTTGGACCGGGTCACCCAGCCCAGTGGGGAAG AGCCAGCCCTGAGCAACCTCGGCCTCCCTTTCAGCAGCTTCGACCACTCTAAAGCCCACTACTATCGATATGATGAGCAGCTGAGTCTATGCCTGGAGCGCCTGAG TTCTGGGAAGGACAAGAATAAAAGCATCCTGCAG AACAAATATGTTCGATGTTCTGTTAGAGCTGAAGTTCGTCATCTCCGAAGGGTCCTATGTCACCGCTTAATGCTAAATCCCCAGCAT GTACAGCTCCTTTTTGACAATGAAGTTCTCCCAGATCACATGACCATGAAGCAGATATGGCTCTCCCGCTGGTTCGGCAAG CCATCCCCTTTGCTTTTACAATACAGTGTGAAAGAGAAGAGGAGGTAG